The genomic segment CCCACTCGAAGAAAAAGCCGGAGCACGATATCCAATAGAACCTCGGGATGAATGCCCGCTTCGTACAGATCGTCCATGAAGACGCCAAGCTCCTTCTCCAGCGTCTCGGCGTCGCCCAGCATCGTGGCCGTTACGACCTTGTGGAAAGCGTCCGGCTGCACGTTCCACTGGCGCTGAAGGCGCTGCGAAGCTTCATAGTCGATCACCCCGCCCGTACCGATTGTCAGCCGCGCCCGCAGCGCGGCTTGAACCTCCAGCAGCAGCTTCGGCATGTCGGAGAACCTCTCCGCCCCCGAGCTGACGCCGATCGTGACCGGATATTGGACGTGCGAGGATAAAATCGCAAGTAATTGCTTAAGCGCATCCATCATCTCGCTCTCCCGCTCTCCTTCTCCCGTCGGCACGAAAAACAGCAGGACGACGAAGTCGTCTTGCCCTTGCCAGGCGGTACCTCTAACGAGGTCTTGCTGAAAGAGCGCTTCTTCCGCCATTTTGCGGACAAAATACTGGAACAGCATCCGATCCGCCTGCCGGAAGCGGCCGTCGGCCTTCTCGTCGATCGCCACGCCGGCTGCGAAAAAGCGGAACGCCCCTTCCGCAATGCCGAAGCCGTTCTCCAGGAATGCGCGAGCCTCGGGCGCAACGCCCGGATTATGATGGAACAAGGCGTTCAGCAGATGATCCTGATGAATGGACGCAATCATCGGAGACTCCCGCTTGCCTTCATTCGCGATGGCCGCAAGCTTTTTCTGCTGCCGGATCCGCTCCAGCACTTCTTGCAGCTCATTCTTGATGAGCGGCTTAAGCAAATAATCGACCGCTCCCTCGCGCATCGACCGCCTGACATAATCGAACTCGCCGTAACCGCTCATGACGACCGTCTGAATATGCGGGCACAGCCGGGCCAGCTCGGCGATCAGATCCAGACCGTCTTTGCCGGGCATGCAAACATCCGTAATGAGCACGTCGACGTCGGCGCCCTCCCGAAGGCAGTATGACAAAGCCTCTTCTCCGTCCGAACAGGACGCGACGATCTCGTCCGACGCCTCCATCTGCCGGATGATATAAGCCAGACCTTGCCGAATGAGCTTCTCATCGTCCGCGATTACGATCTTCATGCGGACTCGTCCCTCCTTTCTCCGGGAACGGTGAGCCTCACGACCGTTCCGATATTCGGCTGGCTTGAGAGCTCGATCCCGTATGGCTGGCCCCATTGCAGCCGAATTCGATTGTGTACGTTGACAAGACCGACCGAGTCTCCCCCGCTCCCCCCGATTTGCAGCAACCGGTTCAATTCGTTCAGCCGTTCGTTCCCGATCCCGGCCCCGTCGTCGACGATCTCGATCGACGCTCCCTGATCCGCGGCGCAGACCCGGACGCGGATCGTCGCGCTCCGCGGCGCCTTCAAAGGCGCGAAGCCGTGCTTGAAGCAATTTTCGACGATCGTCTGAAGGGACAGCTTGGGAACCTGCGCGCCCTCCGCTCCCGCGGCGATCTCCCAATAGACCCGCAGCGTGCCGTCGAACCTGATCTCCTGCAGAAGCAAATATTGCTTGAGCAGCATGATCTCCGTCCGGATCGGAACGAGCGTCTCGAACTCGGTGGCGGCCCGGAACAGCACGCCAAGCGCGCGCGCCATCTCCGCCGCTTCCGAGGACCGCTGCATCTCGGCGACCATGCTGATCGCCTCGAGCGTGTTGTACAGGAAGTGCGGATTTATCTGCGCGTGCAGCGCCCTCAGCTCCGCTTCCTTGTGGGCCAGATCGGACAAATAGACATGATCGATCAACGTTTGCAGCTGTCCGGACATCGAATTGAAGCCTTGCGCCAGCTCCGCCGCCTCGTCCTTTCCCCGTACCTTGACTCTCGTATGGAGAAAGCCTTTCTCCATTTTGCGCATCGCGTTGCGAACGGACCGGATCGGCCTCACGATGCCGAGCGCAAGCATAAAGGCGACCAGTATGGAGAAGAGCACGCATAACGCTCCGGCCGCGAGCATCCAGAAGCGTACCGCGCGAATATTTTCCGTCAACGCGCGATAAGGCAAGTAAGCGGCGAGCGACCACTCCGATTGCTGCGGGGAGGCGTAGGTGACCAGCGTGCCGCCTTCTTCGAACGGAAGGTTCAGCGACCGGATCCGCGCGGGCGACAGCTCGAAGGCGTCGTTCTTCCAGCGCCCTGTCTTGTCGTAGACCGGAAGCCGGCGATCCCACAGGGCGATGATATCCTGCTGCGGCAGCTGAGCGCCGGCAATCATCCCTTCGAGACCTTCCGTTCCGATGCTCAGCACGATAGCGCCGAGAAAGCGGTGAGACGGATCGTTCACTTTGCGGATCAGATAGATCGGTTCCTTGTCCGCCTCCTTCTCCACGATCCATTCTCTCCCGGAGGCGAGAAGCCGTTCCTCCATCCCCTCCAGCCGAGAAATGGAGATACGTTCGTCAGAGCGATGGCTGGCGAACAGCTCCCCGGAAGCCGTGTAGAGATAGACGGATTCCAGATCGCGCTTCTGGTTGAGCAAGTCGTTCAGGTAATGGTCGATTCGCTGCGCCTGCATGTAGGCTTCCATGGAACCCGGCACGGTCTCCCCTGCCGCTCTCCGCTTCAAAATGCGAAGCAGATTGCGATCGTCGTCCAGCTGCGTATCCTCCGTCATGACCGAAGCGGCAAGACGGACCAGATCGGTGAAATAAGCGTCGACCTCCGAATTCAGGAGCCGCACCGTCCGCTCGATCGAGACGGAAACTTCCTTTTCCATGCTTTGTTTAAACAAGTAATAGGCCACGGAAGAGACCAGCAGCGTAGGGAGAACGATTAACAGGATGTACGTGCCCAGAAGCCTCTTGACCAACGCTCTCCCTCCGGTCTGTCGCCTTTATCCTTTTACGGCGCCTTCGGACAATGCTTGTACGAAATACTTTTGCAGAACGACATATACGAGAATAACGACGATCGACGTAATGACCATGCCGGCGAATACCGGACCGAAGCCGTACACGTACTTTTTGGATGCCATCTGGGCCATGCCGACCGCGATCGTGTACATCTTCGGATTCGTATTGGAGATGAATGCCCACATGTACTCCGACCACACGCCGATGAATTGCAGAATGCAGAGCGTAGCTACCGTCGGCATCGTGAGCGGCAGCAGAATCCGGCAGAACGTCCGCCATTCCCCGCACCCGTCGATCTTCGCCGATTCGCTAAGCTCGTTCGGCAGTCCCGCGAAGGCGGATTGCATCAACAGAACGCCCATCGGCACGATGGATGCGATGTAGGGGCCGATCATCCCGGCATACGTATTGAGAAGGCCCAGGTCCCGGTTGATAAAGAACACGGGAAGCAGCAGAACGGGGGAAGGAACGAACAGCACGAGCGCGAATAGAATCTGAAGCGATCGACGCCCCCTGAACCGGATCTTGCCGAACGCATAGCCTGCCACGATGCACACGGACACCCCGCCGACCAGGCTTGCCAGCGTTACGAGCACCGTATTCGCGTAATACGTGGCGAAGTTCGCCTGCTTCCAGGCCGTTCCGTAATTTTCCCATATATACCGTCCGGGCAGTCCCCATTGGTTCCCGAAAAAATCGGCGTCCGTCTTCAGCGACTGCAGCACGACCCATAGAAGCGGATAGAGCGACGTTGCGGCGAAGAGAGCGACGATGGCCGTCATCCATGTACGCTTGATCATCCCTCTTGCCCTCCCGTCCGCTCGTTCGTCCCATTCCGGGACCTGAGAATCAAGCCGACCAAACCGACCATCGCGGTGACGATCACGAACACCATGAACGCGACGGCATTGGCGTAGCCGTAATGATTCTCTTGAAATCCGAGCTTGTAGACAAGCGTGGAAGCGATCTCCGTAGAGCCGATCGGTCCCCCCTGCGTCATAATCCAGACGATGTCGAACGAACGGAAATCGTTGGCGATCGATATAATTGACAATAACATAATTGTCGGAAGCATAAGCGGCAGAATAATATGCCAAATAGACCTTATTCCGGTGCATCCGTCGATCTTCGACGCTTCTAGCAATTCTTTGGGAATTTTAAGCAGACTGCCGAGCAGAATCAGCATATCGAAGGGAATCGTTCTCCATACCCATACGAGGATTACGGATAACAGCGATGTATCCTGACTGCCTAGCCAGACGCGCTGCCAGGAATCGAGGCCGACCGCCGCCAGTAATTGGTTCAGCATCCCGATCGTCGGCTCGAAGATCAGAGACCAGATTACGGCGGACACCGCCAGAGGAATGATATAGGGGAGGAAAAGCACGACGTTGAACCATTTCCAGGCGAACACGCCGCGAAACAAGAAATAGGCGAGCGCGAAAGCGACGCTCATCGAGACCACAAGCTCGACGGCCATAAGGATCAGATTATGGCCCATCGCCTCATAGAACCGGGAATCCCGGAACCCCGCGGCAAAATTGCCAAAACCGATTAAGTCGCTGAGCGGTCCGACGCCGTCGTAATCGTAAAAACTCATTTGAAGCGATTTGATGAGCGGAAATACCAGGTACAGCACGAAAAAAAATAGTGCCGGAAAAATCATTGCGTACGCCAGCAATTGCTTCTTGTCAGCCCGTCCGGGAAGCATGGAAATCACCCTTCTCTCAAAGTGACTTCAGTATAAGCTCGCCTCCCGGCGCCAACAACGATACAGCTTTCTGATCCATTGCGTATTTTTCGGATTGGCCGGCCTGATCCTTCCGCCGGTTGCCGCTCGAGCCGCGGACGCTTGGAGACGTGCGCTTGGAGACGATGCGCTTGGAGACGGTGCGCACGGCACCGATCCATTTATGTCTGCCTTCTTCCCCTCGCGCTGCGCTTCATCCCGCGGATCCGCCGCTTGGCGTCTGCGTCAACCCGGTAGGACTCGACGATTTTCTGGAGCGACTTGTTGAACGTGAAGTCGTCGAGCCCGCAGCCCGCCAGATAGGCCTCCGTCCGCTCCGGGAACTTGACGTAGCACATCGAGACCGCCCAGGCGACCGCCATCTTCACATAGTAGCCCTCATGCGACACCCCGTCCAACAACTGAAGCACGTCGTCCACGTAAATGTCGTCGATAAAGTGTTCGAGAAGCATAACGACGCCGAAGCGAATGTCGTATTCCCGCCCCGACTTGAGATAGGGTCGAATAAACGCCCATACGGCCGCCTGGTTAAGGCGCGCAAACTTCAGTCCGAGGCAGAACCGATCGCATACCGACCAATTGTCGATTTTAGGCACGAAATCCGCCATGTACCGAAGCCGTTCCTCCGGCTCCATGTCGGCGTATCCGATGATCATCGCCTGCAGCATGATTTCTTCGAAAAAGTCGTTTTCGGCCGCTTCGAGCCACGTCCGCCAGTCCCCTCGCGCCGCTGCGAGCGCGATTCGCCGCAGTGCCGGCAGGCGGACGCCCATCAAGTTGTCGATGTTCGGAATGAGCGACGACGCGAACTTTTGATAGCCAGGCTCCGCCAATGCCTCCAGCTGCTCTCTTACGGATGGACCGTTCATATCAGGCATCAGGCACCCCCTCATTTGCGCGTATCGCGATGTTCCAGACCCCCATCATAGCGCAATGCCCGCAGGATGAGACCCAAGGTTGAATAGAACCGCAAGATATTAAAATGAATGGTCCGGCTCAAGTCCCGCCTCGCTTTTGCCGCCCGACTTGGGCGCCGTCGTCGACGACCGCACGATAAGCCGCGTCGGAATGCGAACCATGGTCCGCTCCTGATGGGGATCCGCGAACAACGACAGCAGGCGACCGGCTGCTTCGTAACCGATCGTCTCCCCCTGCTGAGCCACGCAAGTCGGCGGGATCCGGGCGGCGTCGGCATGGTCGTAGTCGTCGAAGAAGACGACCGACAGATCGTCGGGCACGCGCATGCCGGCCGCTTCCGCGGCGTGCAGCGCCATCTGGCCGATGCTCTCATTGACGGCGAACAAGGCGGTCACATTTGAAGAGCCCGCTAGAAAAGCCGCGATCGCATCCTGCTCCGCCCGCTCCAGCACCAAGTTGCGGTCCAGCACGACGCCGTAGTCGTTCAGCGCCTGGCGGAAGCCTTCCAACCGCTCCTCCAGGCTTGTCGTTCCTTCGTAGGGCGTCGTCACGAAGCCGATCCGCCGATGGCCGAGACGCAGCAGATGCTCCGTAGCCTCGTACGCCCCCGCGATATGATCCGAGCAGACGCAGTGGGTCGGCACGCCGCGCACGTAACGGTCGATAACGACGATCGGGTACCGGTCGAGCGTAAGCCGCAGCATTTCCTCGCTGTACGTCCTTCCTTCGGCCGGGTAGACGATCAAGCCGCGCGCGCCGGCCCGCAGCGCCTCCTGCAGCTTGACCTCCTCGATTTCCTGGGAGTCGCCCGTCGTCAGCAGCATCATTCTGTACGGAGAGGGCTCAAGCGCCCGTTCCACGCCGGCGAGCAGGCTGTTCGTCAGCATCCCCCACAGCCTCGGCAAGATGACAGCCACCGTCTGCAGCTCTCGTTCGTCCGAGGTTCCCTTTCCCAAAGCGTACTTGGCCCGCTCGCCCGCCCCCGGTTCCTCCGAGACGAAGCTGCCTCTGCCTTGTATGCGAAAAACGACGCCCTCTTCCACCAGCTTGTCCATGGCGCCGCGAATCGTAATTCTGCTGACGTC from the Cohnella hashimotonis genome contains:
- a CDS encoding carbohydrate ABC transporter permease, translated to MIKRTWMTAIVALFAATSLYPLLWVVLQSLKTDADFFGNQWGLPGRYIWENYGTAWKQANFATYYANTVLVTLASLVGGVSVCIVAGYAFGKIRFRGRRSLQILFALVLFVPSPVLLLPVFFINRDLGLLNTYAGMIGPYIASIVPMGVLLMQSAFAGLPNELSESAKIDGCGEWRTFCRILLPLTMPTVATLCILQFIGVWSEYMWAFISNTNPKMYTIAVGMAQMASKKYVYGFGPVFAGMVITSIVVILVYVVLQKYFVQALSEGAVKG
- a CDS encoding DNA alkylation repair protein → MNGPSVREQLEALAEPGYQKFASSLIPNIDNLMGVRLPALRRIALAAARGDWRTWLEAAENDFFEEIMLQAMIIGYADMEPEERLRYMADFVPKIDNWSVCDRFCLGLKFARLNQAAVWAFIRPYLKSGREYDIRFGVVMLLEHFIDDIYVDDVLQLLDGVSHEGYYVKMAVAWAVSMCYVKFPERTEAYLAGCGLDDFTFNKSLQKIVESYRVDADAKRRIRGMKRSARGRRQT
- a CDS encoding cache domain-containing sensor histidine kinase produces the protein MVKRLLGTYILLIVLPTLLVSSVAYYLFKQSMEKEVSVSIERTVRLLNSEVDAYFTDLVRLAASVMTEDTQLDDDRNLLRILKRRAAGETVPGSMEAYMQAQRIDHYLNDLLNQKRDLESVYLYTASGELFASHRSDERISISRLEGMEERLLASGREWIVEKEADKEPIYLIRKVNDPSHRFLGAIVLSIGTEGLEGMIAGAQLPQQDIIALWDRRLPVYDKTGRWKNDAFELSPARIRSLNLPFEEGGTLVTYASPQQSEWSLAAYLPYRALTENIRAVRFWMLAAGALCVLFSILVAFMLALGIVRPIRSVRNAMRKMEKGFLHTRVKVRGKDEAAELAQGFNSMSGQLQTLIDHVYLSDLAHKEAELRALHAQINPHFLYNTLEAISMVAEMQRSSEAAEMARALGVLFRAATEFETLVPIRTEIMLLKQYLLLQEIRFDGTLRVYWEIAAGAEGAQVPKLSLQTIVENCFKHGFAPLKAPRSATIRVRVCAADQGASIEIVDDGAGIGNERLNELNRLLQIGGSGGDSVGLVNVHNRIRLQWGQPYGIELSSQPNIGTVVRLTVPGERRDESA
- a CDS encoding GntR family transcriptional regulator, with the translated sequence MEGKEQADDQARPSSKRTPLYAQIESYVRDQIRSGKWKPGKRLPSENQLCKQFDVSRITIRGAMDKLVEEGVVFRIQGRGSFVSEEPGAGERAKYALGKGTSDERELQTVAVILPRLWGMLTNSLLAGVERALEPSPYRMMLLTTGDSQEIEEVKLQEALRAGARGLIVYPAEGRTYSEEMLRLTLDRYPIVVIDRYVRGVPTHCVCSDHIAGAYEATEHLLRLGHRRIGFVTTPYEGTTSLEERLEGFRQALNDYGVVLDRNLVLERAEQDAIAAFLAGSSNVTALFAVNESIGQMALHAAEAAGMRVPDDLSVVFFDDYDHADAARIPPTCVAQQGETIGYEAAGRLLSLFADPHQERTMVRIPTRLIVRSSTTAPKSGGKSEAGLEPDHSF
- a CDS encoding response regulator; translated protein: MKIVIADDEKLIRQGLAYIIRQMEASDEIVASCSDGEEALSYCLREGADVDVLITDVCMPGKDGLDLIAELARLCPHIQTVVMSGYGEFDYVRRSMREGAVDYLLKPLIKNELQEVLERIRQQKKLAAIANEGKRESPMIASIHQDHLLNALFHHNPGVAPEARAFLENGFGIAEGAFRFFAAGVAIDEKADGRFRQADRMLFQYFVRKMAEEALFQQDLVRGTAWQGQDDFVVLLFFVPTGEGERESEMMDALKQLLAILSSHVQYPVTIGVSSGAERFSDMPKLLLEVQAALRARLTIGTGGVIDYEASQRLQRQWNVQPDAFHKVVTATMLGDAETLEKELGVFMDDLYEAGIHPEVLLDIVLRLFLRVGSMLEAKGVVRTGEPGTADLGKLLEELRRCPTWSMLEREVRHKLAALSSLVREHARQIKPTFITDAVNYIHEHYQSDLTLAEVADVVGLYPTYLSEQFKQHMGVKFVDYVIQVRMERAKKLLRETNKPSFEICEKVGYATPAHFTKVFKSKVGCTPLEYRESWRGIRKI
- a CDS encoding carbohydrate ABC transporter permease, whose translation is MLPGRADKKQLLAYAMIFPALFFFVLYLVFPLIKSLQMSFYDYDGVGPLSDLIGFGNFAAGFRDSRFYEAMGHNLILMAVELVVSMSVAFALAYFLFRGVFAWKWFNVVLFLPYIIPLAVSAVIWSLIFEPTIGMLNQLLAAVGLDSWQRVWLGSQDTSLLSVILVWVWRTIPFDMLILLGSLLKIPKELLEASKIDGCTGIRSIWHIILPLMLPTIMLLSIISIANDFRSFDIVWIMTQGGPIGSTEIASTLVYKLGFQENHYGYANAVAFMVFVIVTAMVGLVGLILRSRNGTNERTGGQEG